One Salifodinibacter halophilus genomic window, CTGCCGGTCGGCCTGGTGTTCATGGGCCGGCGCTGGGACGACGCCAAGCTGCTGTCGCTGGGCTATGCCTACGAGCAGATCACCCAGGCGCGCACGGCGCCGAAGTATCGGGTGACGTTGAGTCCTTGAGGCGCTGACGCCTTCAAGCGGGGAGGTCGCCGCACCGTCGTTCGACGCCGAGCGTTCGCGGTCGACGCCACCACCTCGTCATTCCGGCGCACGCCGGAATCCATTTTGATCTTGCCGTTGCTCCCCCCGCCGCCCCGAACTCGCCACAGGCAATCAGAGACCCGAAGGGCGGCGCGCAGGACGCGCGCCGTGCGCCACCCAGGCCATGGATGGCCTGTGTGGCGCATCCCCGCGAAAGCACCGCCCCATAGTGGCTCTTGATTCGAAAACAAGGAAAGCGCCTTTCTTTGGTTACTTTCTTTGGCAAGACAAAGAAAGTGACCCGGCCGCTTGCGGACGGAAGCTGTTGACGTTGGCTGGTCTTCACTCGTAGGCACGAGAGGAGCAGAAGCCAGATCAAAATGGGTTCCGGCTTTCGCCGGAATGACGAGCTGGGGGTTGTGAGGCTTCGGGAGGTTACGGCGGAGCTGCGTCGCTTCGGTTGGATTCCGGCTTTCGCCGGAATGACGGTTGGGAGTTTCTGGTCTTCGGTTAGTTCGGCGGAGCTGCGTCGCTGCG contains:
- a CDS encoding secreted peptide amidase, whose translation is LPVGLVFMGRRWDDAKLLSLGYAYEQITQARTAPKYRVTLSP